From Cecembia calidifontis, one genomic window encodes:
- a CDS encoding gluconate 2-dehydrogenase subunit 3 family protein: MNRRENLKLLFTGSLASGLLLTHCNPKDKEPDFSPKIAGGTPGGRTLEEIARDQKLLSETFFTDEEREKLDVLVDIIIPADNESGSATEAGVPDFIEFMMKENPSFQTPVRGGLMWLDNYSIDNYGKNFLDLSEKERLEVIDLIAWPDKAAPELIGQVRFFNTLRNLTATGYFTTEMGFKYLGYKGNTPNVWDGVPDEVLKKHGFEYPEKYMALYLKPEERGKVAEWDNEGNLIA, from the coding sequence ATGAACAGAAGAGAAAATCTTAAACTCCTATTCACCGGATCACTGGCATCCGGATTATTATTGACACATTGTAACCCAAAGGACAAAGAGCCCGACTTTTCTCCAAAAATTGCAGGAGGAACGCCTGGGGGAAGGACACTGGAAGAAATAGCAAGAGACCAAAAGCTACTATCGGAGACTTTCTTTACGGATGAGGAAAGGGAAAAACTGGATGTTTTGGTAGACATCATCATCCCTGCAGACAATGAATCGGGAAGCGCCACCGAGGCTGGCGTACCGGATTTCATTGAATTTATGATGAAGGAAAACCCAAGTTTTCAAACACCTGTCCGAGGCGGTCTGATGTGGCTGGACAATTATAGCATAGACAACTATGGAAAAAACTTTCTGGACTTATCGGAAAAAGAAAGACTGGAAGTCATTGACCTGATTGCTTGGCCTGATAAAGCTGCTCCTGAGCTGATAGGGCAGGTGCGTTTTTTCAATACCTTAAGGAACCTAACGGCCACAGGCTACTTCACTACAGAAATGGGCTTCAAATACTTAGGTTATAAAGGCAACACACCCAATGTATGGGACGGTGTACCCGATGAAGTACTGAAAAAACATGGCTTTGAATATCCTGAAAAATACATGGCACTTTACCTCAAACCAGAGGAAAGGGGCAAAGTAGCAGAATGGGACAATGAAGGAAATTTGATCGCATAG
- a CDS encoding DUF6340 family protein: MVDRTAPQNETVSVIQCILTGEAPFEVKNAAEATLTTIQQELNQSPRFEVIRARERLVGGLFAQTFPTPLTWPQVEGLCDQYQVDAVLILEKFSSDFIVTDKRQMIKKTVGTGREARQVEVMGVYMEGVASVSAGFRFYDPQTRNIFDQVNYDKTNLWSAEAETRLQAAAMLIDKARATQFVGRMAGASYARRIAPMPITITRSMYFKPKSNFSLAKGSRLAQVGRWEDALETWQQGLNLPHSTKEGGRMAYNVALAYEVLGELEEARYWAGKSFTEYGFREGRNYAGNLQRRINQDAIVRNQLDRN; encoded by the coding sequence TTGGTAGACAGAACAGCACCTCAAAATGAAACGGTATCCGTTATCCAATGTATCCTAACGGGTGAAGCCCCATTTGAAGTTAAGAATGCTGCAGAAGCCACCCTGACTACCATACAGCAGGAGCTTAACCAATCCCCAAGATTTGAAGTGATACGTGCAAGAGAAAGATTGGTGGGAGGGTTATTTGCCCAAACTTTCCCCACACCATTGACCTGGCCACAGGTGGAAGGTCTCTGCGATCAATATCAAGTAGACGCGGTCTTGATCCTGGAAAAGTTTTCTTCCGATTTCATCGTGACTGACAAAAGGCAGATGATCAAAAAAACAGTTGGTACAGGAAGAGAAGCCAGACAGGTAGAAGTGATGGGAGTCTATATGGAAGGTGTTGCTTCGGTAAGTGCGGGTTTCAGATTTTATGATCCACAAACCAGAAATATTTTTGATCAGGTCAATTATGACAAAACCAATCTTTGGTCCGCAGAAGCGGAGACGAGACTTCAGGCGGCAGCAATGCTAATAGATAAAGCAAGGGCAACACAGTTTGTCGGAAGGATGGCAGGAGCGAGCTATGCAAGAAGAATAGCCCCTATGCCTATTACTATAACCCGCTCCATGTATTTCAAACCAAAATCCAACTTTTCCCTTGCCAAGGGTTCCAGGTTAGCACAGGTCGGGAGATGGGAAGATGCACTTGAAACCTGGCAGCAGGGCTTAAATCTACCGCACAGTACCAAAGAAGGAGGTCGAATGGCTTACAATGTGGCCCTTGCGTATGAAGTCTTAGGAGAACTGGAAGAAGCCAGGTATTGGGCGGGCAAGTCATTTACAGAGTATGGGTTCAGAGAGGGCAGAAATTATGCTGGAAATCTCCAAAGGAGGATCAACCAGGATGCCATCGTAAGAAATCAGCTTGACCGAAATTAG
- a CDS encoding GMC family oxidoreductase produces the protein MSFEIISSGEAYDVIIVGSGAGGGMASKILSEAGLSVALLEAGGDFDPAKEEDRTQLRPPWESPRRGAGTRIRPFGDFDQAIGGWDIEGEPYTRAEGTSFDWFRSRMLGGRTNHWGRISLRFGPNDFKRKSIDGLGDDWPIGYDDIKPYYDKVDKLIGVFGSKEGIYNEPDGFFLPPPKPRLHELYFMKGAKKANIPVIPSRLSILTRPVNNERGVCFFCSQCNRACQAYADFSSGTVLIKPAMAKGKVDLYTHAMVRTVTTDETGKATGVSYISKVDMKEYKVRGRVVVLGASACESARIMLNSKSKSHPNGVGNSSGMVGRYLHDSTGADRMGILPEMIDRPRYNEDGVGGMHVYTPWWLENKKLDFARGYHIEYWGGMGIPSYGFGSSMDTMRKYIKDEFGNPSPNGGYGEGLKKDIRKLYGSTLGMSGRGESIPQYSNYCEIDNNVVDKYGIPVLKFHYKWTDQEIKQAKHMQDTFEEILTEAGAILLGKKPGPETMYGLAAPGRIIHEVGTTRMGNNPATSVLNSNCQAHDCKNLFVVDAGPFVSQADKNPTWTILALAWRTSEYIVDELKKKNI, from the coding sequence GGCCTCCAAAATCCTTTCTGAGGCAGGCCTTTCCGTCGCCTTGTTGGAAGCTGGGGGGGACTTTGACCCCGCCAAAGAAGAAGACAGGACACAATTGAGGCCACCTTGGGAATCTCCAAGAAGAGGAGCTGGAACCCGCATCAGGCCCTTTGGAGATTTTGATCAGGCCATTGGCGGTTGGGACATTGAGGGAGAACCCTATACAAGGGCTGAAGGAACCTCTTTTGATTGGTTCAGGTCAAGGATGCTGGGAGGAAGGACCAACCACTGGGGAAGGATCTCCTTAAGATTTGGCCCCAATGATTTCAAAAGAAAATCCATTGATGGATTAGGCGACGACTGGCCGATTGGTTATGACGATATTAAGCCATACTATGACAAGGTGGACAAGCTTATCGGGGTATTTGGCTCCAAAGAAGGCATTTACAATGAGCCGGACGGCTTCTTTCTCCCTCCTCCCAAGCCTAGGCTGCACGAGCTCTATTTTATGAAAGGTGCAAAAAAAGCTAATATTCCTGTCATACCTTCCAGACTTTCCATTCTCACCAGGCCTGTCAATAATGAGCGAGGCGTATGCTTTTTCTGTAGCCAATGTAACAGGGCTTGTCAGGCATATGCGGATTTTTCATCAGGAACAGTACTGATCAAACCAGCGATGGCCAAAGGTAAAGTCGATCTCTACACCCATGCCATGGTCAGAACAGTCACTACCGATGAGACGGGAAAAGCCACAGGGGTTTCCTATATCAGCAAGGTAGACATGAAGGAATACAAGGTCAGAGGAAGAGTGGTCGTGCTGGGTGCCTCAGCCTGTGAATCTGCCCGAATCATGTTGAATTCCAAATCCAAATCCCATCCAAACGGAGTAGGAAACAGCAGTGGAATGGTGGGTCGGTACTTACACGATTCCACCGGAGCCGACAGGATGGGAATTTTACCGGAAATGATCGACCGACCAAGGTACAATGAAGACGGTGTAGGCGGCATGCATGTGTATACACCTTGGTGGTTGGAGAACAAGAAACTGGACTTTGCAAGAGGCTATCATATAGAATATTGGGGAGGAATGGGCATACCTTCTTACGGCTTTGGCTCCTCAATGGATACCATGAGAAAATACATCAAAGATGAGTTTGGCAACCCTTCTCCCAATGGAGGATATGGGGAAGGATTGAAAAAAGATATCCGGAAATTATATGGTTCTACCTTGGGGATGTCAGGTAGAGGGGAAAGCATTCCCCAATACAGCAACTACTGTGAGATAGACAATAATGTAGTGGACAAATATGGCATTCCTGTCCTGAAGTTTCATTACAAATGGACGGATCAGGAAATCAAACAGGCGAAACACATGCAGGACACTTTTGAAGAAATCCTCACTGAAGCCGGCGCAATTTTACTTGGCAAAAAACCAGGGCCAGAAACCATGTATGGACTGGCAGCACCCGGCAGAATCATCCATGAAGTAGGAACCACCCGAATGGGGAATAACCCGGCCACTTCTGTACTGAACAGCAACTGTCAGGCCCATGACTGCAAAAACCTTTTTGTGGTGGACGCGGGACCTTTTGTTTCCCAAGCAGATAAAAATCCAACTTGGACCATTTTGGCCTTGGCATGGAGAACCTCGGAATACATTGTTGATGAATTGAAAAAGAAAAACATTTAA